TGCCCATGCATATCATATTCAATGGTAACAATATATCTACAAAACTATGTACGATTCATACATGGTAACAAAAAAATAGATTAGGAGTGGAATAAAATGGAATTCCATTTCTTCTATGAATGAAATTGCTTAGATCTGCTTCATTTTGGATGTGTTGATTGAGTCCTGTATTTGTGCCTGTCACCTACAGGTAGGAATAAAATGCAATTATGATAATCATATGACTTAGTGTGCCAGTGGAAATCTCTTAAATGCTTCATTTTGAATCTGTTGATTCAATCTTTTATCACCAGTTGATAGAAATAAAATTGTTCTTCTCATCAACTAATTTGAAGCTGTGACCTGTAATGATAAGGTATAGAGAGATGATAAGACATCTGCCTGTATGTGCTCTTTGCACTACATTACCTTGGAATCTAATCTTAGTAATAATCTATAATCGAGCTGTACTACTACCTAGATAAACATTTTTAAACCTGAATCCTCTGATTATACCAAGATGGTACCTAGCACTGAAAACATTTTGTTATATTGGCTTGTGATGCTGAATCTATCCTACACTCTTTTTCCTGCTAGGATGATTCAGAAATAGTTGCCATGATAAAGGAATTGTTGGAGACTCGCATTCGGCCAGCTGTTCAAGATGATGGTGGTGACATTGAATACCGAGGATTTGATCCGTGAGTCTTTCTCTCCTTCCTGCTCAGTCTTCTGATATTGAGAATTTGGACTCCTTAGTCTCACTAGGATACTATCCTTTCAGAGAAACAGGAATAGTTAAGCTTAAAATGCAAGGTGCCTGCAGTGGCTGTCCAAGTTCATCGGTCACATTGAAGTCTGGGATAGAAAACATGCTTATGCACTATGTACCTGAGGTAACATGATGTGGCTTATCCTGTTCCTTCTGCCGCTCTTTAATGCTTGTGGCTCGCTTAAAAAAAATGTTTCCTATTAATGCTTGTTATGTGGTAATGTTCAGGAAATCAGTTGCTATTGCAGTTGTTCCTTATGGTCTGTTTTTCTTAGAGGGATATTATCATTATCCTTTGATCCATGCGTTTTCTGAATGGCAGTCATCAACGCTTCTATCATGCTAATTTATCatcctacttttttttttgaaagaaatttATCATACTACTTGGCAGGTGAAAGGAGTAGAGCAGGAGCTTGATGGTGATGAGGAAGCTGAGCTAGCTGGAGCTGGACAGGTGGAGTGAGTTTTTACACATCCTCTTCAAATGTTAGCAAACTTTGCGTGCATGATATATTTGGGGAGTTTCAACATCCCGAAAGGTTATCCATATGTTTATTTTTCCGAGAAAGACTTCTGCGATGATTAGCTGTCGTAGCAGTCTTGATGTATGCAGGAGGCAGACTACCATAGGTAGCGGAGAGGCAGCAGTTGTCTGAACTAACAACAGTTGCACTAGGATCCAAATAAAATGACACTGTGAATTGCTTTTATTTTGCCGAATTGCTGTATATATGCTGAGTTTGTCTAATCAATTATGAAGGTATCGAATTTGGCGTGACAAATGTAATTCCACAGGGCTGTTTGCTTGTACCTGATTACCTTCCTATCCTCCATGAGCTGTATGATTTATATTGCCTCTGCAGTCATTGAATATTGCAAATATATTTTGTAATCTCTATGCTCGCCTAAGATACAAAAACTTTTGTTCTTTTATTATCAGAAGACTGAGTGCCGCATACAGGCACAGAAAATTTACTTTACTGTAATTGAAATGAAACAAATAGACCATTTTTATTCACTTGACCTTTTATTACACATGAAGAAGGGCGATGCCTGCTTTTGATTACCCATCCTCAATCAAGGGGTAACAAAGAACATACATAGGAATTAATCAAGGGTGATAAAACACATACAATGTGGAtttaacaaaagaaaaaaaatggagacATGAGAATGAGGCAAAGGGGCCTCTCTGCTAATCACAATTAAGGAGCCTATCAACAACACAGACAAGGACCACCATCTTAGCATGTAGGGCAAACCTGTCTTCCCCAAGTCACCTTCGCTTTCAGAATCGAACAGAAACTACTACACAAGGAGATCAGAGATCTACTACTGCACAAGAGGTGGATGAATCCAAAAAACAAATCCAGCCCTTTCAACATCAGCTTCATCCCGAAAGAAGCCTTCCAGCCTGATAATCCGAGAAAGTTACATGGTTGGCTTGGAAACCATTGGGTGGCCCGTGTTGTGCTTTGTGTCCTGTATCAGGTTTGTATGTACACATTGAGCAGCAGCCTTTGGGTGGTGTTGAGATCCTAGCCATGTAGCAGTGTGGACCTGGATGAGGAGGACAAGGCCATGAGCAGGATTGCGGCCTCCTCCACTCCCATCAGGACCCTCCGTTTCTTCACCACTTGCAGGCCGCTACTTTTGTTGTCACTGACTGCACTCGGTGCATGACTGTGATCTTGATGTTGTGGCTGTTGCGGCGGCTGCTGGTTTTGTTGTGGTTTCCTGTTGTTGTCAAGACCTAGCTcttgcctcctcttcttcctgtaCCGGATCCCGCACGCATTGCAAAGCGACTGCAATCAAATGCAAGAAGATTGCTTAACTCCAGAACTACAAACTAAGGATAAGATCATTTCATAGCTTGATTCTAGATTGTTTCCTGCTGATTGATTGCTTGGTGCTGTTACTGGATAGGAACAACTGTGATGGAGATAAGGATACCCCCCTAAACTATTGACCGGAGCAATAAAAATTTGAGATTAGGAGCTAGTAGTAGGAGAGTACCAGAGAGCTGGCTTGGCCCTCCCAACATTTTTTAAGCGTTCACACTTGGGGATTGGGGTTGGAGGTTAGCACTGTTGCGAGGAACAGCTCACCTAACCACCCAAAAGGAATCAAAGTGGCTaaagattctcaacttctcatGCAAGGGCGGCTAGTTAGGCTCGCTCTAATCACACCATGATTGGAACAATCATGACTAGTATCATCATCACATCCATATCCCTAGCTAATCCAAATTACTAAGTACCTAGATCATCAATCTCTCCAATGTGATGATCATCCCCTTACTGTGCGATCTATATGGAGAAGAGGCGGACAAGACGTGATCAAGCGATCATCCCAGCGGTGATCGTGAGCAGTGACGCGCTGTGCTATGATCGAGAGCTCCGATCATCTCCAGACAGAgcaagaaagaagagagaggacGATGAGGTCGGATCACTCGGTAGGggggggggagagggagagggagagggagagggagagggagagggagagagggagagagggagagagagagagagagagagaggagagagagagagagagagagagaggagagagagagagggagagagagagagagagagggagagagggagggagagagagagggagagggagagagagagagggagagagagggagggagagagagagagagagagagagaggaggagagagagagagagagagagagagatgagctCACCCTGGGCCCCGTCGGCCCGCCGCGCCACATGGGCGTCGCGGTGGTGCGGCACTCGACGCAGCAGGGCCTCCCGGGCTCCGCCGCGATCCCGATCACCTGCAAGGAGCCAAGCAAGCAACCAACCGAGGAAGGAGAAATCAACCAAGAGGACCGTGAAAGATCGTTCCTTTTCGAGCAGAAGAAGCAGAAGGTAGAATTGATCGTGACGAGAGGGAGCGCGCACGTTGTGCTCGGCAGCATCCATCATCTCTGAACTCCGATCCTGGATTGATCTTGCCGAGATGGCCTTGCTCTGTTTCTTGGGTAGTACGTGAGCTGTCTGGAGAGGGAGGTGGGGAaaggagggaggtggaggagaggcgCGACGAGTCCAgcggcagccgcagccgcaacAGGAGTGTGGAAGGAAGCCACGCCAACAACGTCTTAAGAGACAGGGAGATAGAATAGATAGGGccgcccgtgggccccactcgGGGGCAGCCGGGCAGGTGATCCTAGGCTCTCCTAGAGATAGAGCTACTCTTCTCAATTTCTCATCATCTCCGATCGCAGGCTACCCTTATCCGCTACTAGTACATCGACCTATCCCTATCCCCGTAGTCACTGTTGCTGTAAATTTTTCTGACTTCGTTTTGCTAGGCAAGTTTGGTGGAATGACTCCAACGGTTTGAGTAGACCTGATGAGACATGTTGCTTAAGCTTGATCTGTCCGTATCATTAAATCAGTCTCAGTGAGAGTGTTATCACACTTCTCTCTTATCTCGTGAAACTTCTTCTCCCTTGTCATAATTGACTATTATATTAGCAGATTTACTAACGTGACATGGCAAGCTTATGATAATTCCTTTCATATTGACCTTATCCGATCGCTTGGCTTCACAGTCGTCCCCCGGAGCCGGCAGGATCACTATGCGTACGGTACGATTGTACTGTTGCAGGATCAGAGTGCCTCAAGGATTACCTGCCAAAGTTCCACTTCCAAAGAGCAGAATGACTTCCATGTGACAGGTTTCCACGTCACTCAACCCCCGGCCACACCATCAAGCCCAGGCAGTACAAATCTAATTGACAGATCATGTGAAGTTAAATCGTTTActgtcaagaaaaaaaaatgatgacttGCTTCCTTCCACGGGATGGGAAAATGGCGCATTTCCAAATCATTGCTCTGCACATGCTTATTAAACAATAAGGACACCATACACGTCTAGATAACAAATTCGACCTACGCCGGTTGACAcgcatacattttttttttgaaagatattGGCACGCATACATGAAACCCAAAGAAAAGGGACGCAAGTACTAGTATTAATAGGCGACCAGCTCAAGCTTAAGGGCAGCTGCAGGATGCATGAATGAACCACCAACATGTTCGAAGAAAGGAGGGGGAGAAAGGTGTCAGACGATCGAACAGGGATCtcaagagagggagagaatttGGGAGCGGAGCAGGTCCAGCCGGGGCGCATGCGTGATGGGTTGCTTTGTGAGGCAGGGACAGCTGATAACAAGGGATGCAGATGTTTTTTTGGACCAAAAAAAGGGATAGATTCTTTTACACCCAGAAAATAAAGGGAGACAAGGTGCTAAGCGCCATATCAACTGCAGACccaactgaaaaaaaaaatcactgaTAGAAGGGCCTTGTTCTGAGCTTCACCCTGCACCTTGCTAGATTTTGTGTCAAATACATAGATTAGGATATATTCCTACAATGGAAATATACTGATACAATCACACTTGACACTTGTCAAGATACTGCTAGAAGAGGGCAGCAGCACGCATGGCCAACAAAGGTGAAAATGGCAACCACCGCATCGTTTTGTCACTACCTTTATGGGGCATCCTTCATGGACCAACACGGCATCCATTGCCTCAAGGGACCAAAAGAGATTATGCATTCAGCAAGTACATCAAGCTTACTTTTGCAGTCAGGCCTCGCACCAACCTTGTAAAGGGAAAACAAATGCAAGCAGGCCTGGAACAAAAGGGAGGGAACAACAATGGAAAGGTGGGACAAAAGGGGAGCACACAGCCACTGCCTCCCTATCATTGTGCCAGCGCTAGATTCCCTCAATTGGTTTTCACTTCAATTGTGAAATTGCTCACTGGAACAGATCAcgtcattttttttgaaataaaacagATCACGTCATCAATGGTGAGAGACCGTGCCATAGATGATCCGACTAAAATGGCCTGCCAGACATGATGTACCTTCTCATTTGAGCCGGGAGGATTTCTCTGCAGTTGAGTCACTAACGCGTGAGCCTAGCCCCACACGTCAGTAAGAGGACAGTACTGCAGTGCAGTTGAGTCACTAACGCGTGAGCCTAGAACCACACGTCAGTAAGAGGACAGTACTACAGAGGAGTTGCTACTGGTCTCCCCATGCTTGGGTACGTCTTTAGAAAATGGTACCTCTTCAGAATTCACAACACTTTCTAGGTTAAAATAGAGAATACTTCACAAAAATTTCAGGAACACCTGTCGGCCCTAACCTGCGCTCAGGCACAGGCTATTCAAAAATCACAACATTTATGAGCTGGTTGGCGGTTGAGGCATCTGACAAAAGCGAAATGGAGCCTGTCTATTTAAGCCATCCAAGAGCCACCTTCTCACAAGAAAACGAGTAGAAAACCCAAGTCAAGCAACAAAACCGCTTCAATCCGCAACATCCAACCGTTCGCCTCCCACAGGCTTCGCAATCATTGAGGAGCTGCGGCAGGtaccatgattggatacagATGAGATGCAATCATCACTTTTCCCTTGGCCCTTAACAAAGTACAGCAAGGCAGCATCAATCGCATCACAGAATTGCACAGAATGTAAGTATACAAAAGCAGATTGTAATGGCAAAACACCAAGAAACATGTATGGACTAAGCTCCCCTTTTATCTTCTTCCATTCATTTGCTACAAAAAGTCTGAAGGTTCATgtcatcataatacaacgacaAGATAATCAGGTTCCACCATAAAACTTGGAACCAATGTCACAGATTACTCGGAACCAGAAACTTCCTTCCTGAAGACATGACACGGATTCTACTATCCTAGACGAGCATGGAGAAACTTTCAGACA
The nucleotide sequence above comes from Panicum virgatum strain AP13 chromosome 3K, P.virgatum_v5, whole genome shotgun sequence. Encoded proteins:
- the LOC120697486 gene encoding GATA transcription factor 23-like, which produces MMDAAEHNVIGIAAEPGRPCCVECRTTATPMWRGGPTGPRSLCNACGIRYRKKRRQELGLDNNRKPQQNQQPPQQPQHQDHSHAPSAVSDNKSSGLQVVKKRRVLMGVEEAAILLMALSSSSRSTLLHG